One part of the Anopheles merus strain MAF chromosome 3L, AmerM5.1, whole genome shotgun sequence genome encodes these proteins:
- the LOC121598731 gene encoding uncharacterized protein LOC121598731, with product MSATMRTTLQTVPESLPADHITNSGAPVQCAAQMEPKSHSHSNSAGNKSIRSSTSRRV from the coding sequence ATGTCGGCCACGATGAGAACCACCTTGCAGACGGTGCCGGAGTCGCTGCCGGCCGACCACATCACCAACAGTGGCGCCCCGGTGCAGTGCGCCGCCCAGATGGAACCGAAATCGCACTCGCACAGCAACTCGGCCGGCAACAAATCGATCCGCTCGTCCACCAGCCGG